In Campylobacter sp. RM16189, a genomic segment contains:
- a CDS encoding LysR family transcriptional regulator, whose translation MSKEVENLINDLLNSNGRLDCGSAFKISAKTNTPIEEVGKIASDIGVKIDNCELGQFGKLDCESGSVEVLAKLEPFLDEKRRIFCADGRDAAKGVGLKKIRSTLKDYKIDVKYCKLGCFKEKKGKTMVVKTKTWIENNEGELIFGKGKTEVLEVIAQVGSISKAAEILGMNYKKCWNHLQILQKNMKEDLVNTKQGGGDNAGTTLNERAYELINAYKQLQADIEEYANKRFKELFIKKQEK comes from the coding sequence ATGAGTAAAGAGGTCGAAAATTTGATAAATGATCTGCTTAATTCAAACGGCAGACTTGATTGCGGTTCGGCTTTTAAAATTTCAGCTAAGACAAACACGCCTATTGAAGAGGTTGGCAAGATAGCTTCAGATATCGGTGTTAAGATAGATAACTGCGAGCTTGGGCAGTTTGGAAAGCTTGATTGTGAAAGCGGGAGTGTAGAGGTTTTAGCTAAGCTTGAGCCGTTTTTGGATGAGAAAAGAAGGATATTTTGCGCTGATGGTAGAGACGCGGCTAAAGGAGTTGGATTAAAGAAAATTCGCTCAACTTTAAAAGATTATAAGATCGACGTAAAATACTGCAAACTCGGCTGTTTTAAAGAAAAAAAAGGCAAGACAATGGTAGTAAAAACTAAAACATGGATAGAAAATAATGAAGGCGAGCTAATATTTGGCAAAGGCAAAACCGAAGTGCTTGAGGTGATCGCTCAGGTTGGCTCTATCTCTAAAGCGGCTGAAATTTTAGGAATGAACTATAAAAAGTGCTGGAATCACTTGCAAATTTTACAAAAAAATATGAAAGAAGATCTTGTAAATACAAAGCAAGGCGGAGGAGATAATGCAGGAACCACGCTAAATGAACGCGCTTATGAGCTCATTAACGCATATAAGCAGCTTCAAGCCGATATCGAAGAGTACGCAAACAAGCGCTTTAAAGAGCTGTTTATCAAAAAACAAGAGAAATAA
- a CDS encoding sodium-dependent tyrosine transporter yields the protein MYIKLNDRVYLNKDKITRVKVDSVQDGIRIRFYEGQNQVAKSGKFESEAKAIEWLEKNFINK from the coding sequence ATGTATATCAAACTAAATGACAGAGTCTATCTTAACAAAGATAAGATCACAAGAGTAAAAGTTGATAGCGTGCAAGACGGTATCAGGATCCGCTTCTACGAAGGACAAAATCAAGTTGCAAAGAGCGGAAAATTCGAAAGCGAAGCAAAAGCTATCGAATGGCTTGAGAAAAACTTCATCAACAAATAA
- the yedF gene encoding sulfurtransferase-like selenium metabolism protein YedF yields MQIDCRNLECPQPVINTKNALNELKEGEILEILVNAVAPKENISRFLTSQNIKFTMTEDNDEVIIRAVKSGAEIKSENFDEFLCKTPSKASKVIYISEEHAGSGPVGVGLMSKFIGALLQLETKPYAVICVNNAVKMTTDRGHVSFAPLKELEKAGVKILSCGSCLEAYKLVDKLSVGEITNAYEVVNMLAKYDVIKL; encoded by the coding sequence ATGCAAATAGATTGTAGAAATTTAGAGTGCCCTCAGCCGGTTATAAACACTAAAAACGCCTTAAATGAGCTAAAAGAGGGCGAAATTTTAGAAATTTTAGTAAATGCCGTAGCTCCAAAAGAAAATATCAGTCGCTTTTTAACTTCTCAAAATATCAAATTTACTATGACCGAAGATAATGATGAAGTGATAATTAGAGCCGTTAAAAGCGGGGCTGAGATAAAGAGTGAAAATTTTGATGAATTTCTTTGTAAAACTCCTAGCAAGGCCAGCAAAGTTATTTATATCAGCGAAGAGCACGCAGGCAGCGGACCTGTAGGCGTTGGGCTCATGTCAAAATTTATAGGCGCGCTTCTTCAGCTTGAAACTAAGCCTTATGCGGTTATTTGCGTAAATAACGCTGTAAAGATGACTACCGATCGCGGACACGTTAGCTTTGCGCCATTAAAAGAGCTTGAAAAAGCAGGTGTGAAAATTTTAAGCTGCGGAAGCTGCTTGGAGGCTTATAAGCTGGTTGATAAATTAAGCGTCGGCGAGATTACAAACGCTTATGAGGTCGTGAATATGCTTGCCAAATATGATGTGATAAAACTATGA
- the selD gene encoding selenide, water dikinase SelD — protein MYNDKRLTKFVAAAGUAAKLDPLGLHKSIGDLDLAHPNLLTRVDTNEDASVFKLSDEIALVQTLDFITPVVDDPYLYGQIAAANSLSDIFAMGAKVINALNIVGFDSCHLEPEVLSEILQGGLSKVRECGGALVGGHSIATKEMYYGLSVTGSVHPSKFWANNTARAGDVLILTKPLGMGALSTSIKADMLELKQIKEAANYMAQLNFYAVGAMSEICVSAATDVTGFGFLGHLSEMLRDDIGFEIFADKVPILKSAKEMASMGLLPAGSYKNREFASKFVIGKEADILLYDAQTSGGLLLAVDEKQANLTLERLKEAGYEMSSIVGCVTKNNTNKINLI, from the coding sequence ATGTATAACGATAAAAGACTTACTAAATTTGTAGCTGCTGCGGGTTGAGCTGCCAAACTTGACCCGTTGGGTCTACACAAAAGCATTGGCGATCTTGACTTAGCGCATCCAAATTTGCTAACGCGCGTGGATACAAATGAAGACGCGAGTGTATTTAAGCTAAGCGATGAGATTGCGCTCGTACAAACGCTTGACTTCATCACGCCGGTTGTCGATGATCCATATCTTTACGGTCAAATAGCTGCTGCAAACTCTCTTAGCGATATCTTTGCCATGGGCGCAAAGGTTATAAATGCACTAAATATCGTGGGCTTTGATAGCTGCCACCTTGAGCCTGAAGTTTTAAGCGAAATTTTGCAAGGCGGACTAAGTAAGGTGCGTGAGTGCGGCGGCGCTCTTGTGGGTGGACATAGTATCGCAACTAAAGAGATGTACTACGGACTTAGTGTAACGGGAAGCGTGCATCCAAGCAAATTTTGGGCGAATAATACAGCCCGCGCGGGCGACGTGCTAATCTTAACAAAGCCTCTTGGAATGGGTGCGTTAAGCACTTCGATCAAGGCTGATATGCTGGAGTTAAAGCAGATAAAAGAGGCTGCAAACTATATGGCTCAGCTAAATTTTTACGCTGTTGGCGCCATGAGTGAAATTTGTGTTTCTGCGGCTACCGATGTAACAGGATTTGGTTTTTTGGGGCATTTAAGCGAGATGTTAAGAGATGATATAGGCTTTGAAATTTTTGCCGATAAGGTGCCTATCTTAAAGAGTGCAAAAGAGATGGCGAGTATGGGACTTTTGCCTGCGGGAAGTTATAAAAACCGCGAATTTGCAAGTAAATTTGTAATCGGAAAAGAGGCTGATATACTGCTTTACGATGCTCAAACTTCAGGCGGACTTTTGCTTGCAGTTGATGAAAAGCAGGCAAATTTAACTCTTGAACGACTAAAAGAGGCAGGATATGAGATGAGTTCTATAGTAGGTTGTGTTACTAAAAATAACACAAATAAGATAAATTTAATTTAG
- a CDS encoding DUF883 family protein, which translates to MATKEINLEDLKNDIDALKSDLKDIVKSIKDIGVSKVEAGKDKILDQIDVEEIKKYIDELKAKGKDSIDSVNDTIKEDPIKSVAIAAGVGFVLAWLLKK; encoded by the coding sequence ATGGCTACAAAAGAGATTAACCTAGAGGATTTAAAAAACGATATCGATGCTCTGAAATCAGATTTGAAAGATATTGTAAAATCAATTAAAGATATCGGAGTTTCCAAAGTTGAGGCAGGCAAGGATAAAATTTTAGACCAGATAGATGTTGAAGAGATCAAAAAATACATCGACGAGCTAAAAGCAAAAGGCAAAGATAGCATCGATAGCGTAAATGACACTATCAAAGAAGATCCTATAAAAAGCGTTGCCATAGCTGCCGGAGTTGGCTTCGTGCTAGCTTGGTTGCTCAAAAAATAA
- a CDS encoding NAD(P)H-dependent oxidoreductase yields MDYLEIINFRHACKIFDENKKIKKADFEFILEAGRLSPSSLGLEQWDFIVVQNSVMREKIKEKSWGQAQITTCSHLVVVLAKISELKSGSEYIDKMIDRFPFKSPEERAAKEEFYKTKLAQKLQDNDEIIFQWAHEQCLFAALNMMNAAASIGVDSCPMEGFEREEVGKILGIDPLKHRVAIIVPFGYRLNEQPPKYRRDMSDVVKWIE; encoded by the coding sequence ATGGATTATTTGGAAATCATAAATTTTCGCCACGCTTGCAAAATTTTTGATGAAAATAAAAAGATCAAAAAAGCCGATTTTGAGTTTATCCTAGAAGCCGGTAGGCTTAGTCCAAGCTCGCTCGGGCTTGAGCAATGGGATTTTATAGTTGTCCAAAACTCTGTTATGCGCGAGAAGATAAAAGAAAAATCTTGGGGGCAAGCTCAAATCACTACTTGTTCTCATCTTGTAGTTGTCCTTGCAAAGATCTCTGAGCTAAAAAGCGGTAGCGAGTATATAGATAAGATGATAGATAGATTTCCTTTTAAATCGCCTGAAGAGCGCGCAGCTAAAGAGGAGTTTTATAAAACCAAATTAGCGCAAAAGCTTCAAGATAATGATGAGATTATCTTTCAGTGGGCGCACGAACAGTGTCTTTTTGCGGCTTTAAATATGATGAATGCGGCGGCAAGTATTGGGGTAGATAGTTGCCCTATGGAGGGCTTTGAGCGCGAAGAGGTAGGTAAAATTTTAGGCATTGACCCGCTTAAGCACCGCGTAGCTATCATCGTGCCGTTTGGCTATAGACTAAATGAACAACCTCCAAAGTATCGCCGTGATATGAGTGATGTCGTAAAGTGGATAGAGTAG
- a CDS encoding DUF459 domain-containing protein, whose translation MRAFAVIFGALLIVFLILLNPFSIYFEAKYQKDFILSDTKLDEFSILAINFINKELERLNFLKDKPSSLPQTTEPDLDINLTQQKPIITKKIDQNLTQTSKDANQTKIAEKSEAVPQKNITQSKKVSLESNSTVILVGDSIMKGFGWGFENLLKNRQVKVKNLGKASTGLLNKKFYDWQSELDKILEENSDKNAILMAAFGANDTYSSTFGSKVAKFGTDDWKNGYKNRVEEIYQVAKKHDIDMVWIGLPCMENKKYSDKMRDLNKIFKSMADEKGVQFISLTDALCKNGKFIKADDNKKALREDDGVHLSMHGSIQAAKFVIIEILK comes from the coding sequence ATCAAAAAGATTTTATTTTGAGTGATACAAAGCTTGACGAATTTAGCATCCTTGCTATAAATTTCATAAACAAAGAACTTGAGCGTCTAAATTTTTTAAAAGACAAACCATCTTCTTTACCCCAAACAACAGAACCTGATTTGGATATAAATTTAACCCAGCAAAAACCTATAATAACTAAAAAAATAGATCAGAATTTAACTCAAACATCTAAAGACGCAAACCAAACAAAGATAGCGGAAAAATCTGAGGCAGTGCCACAAAAAAATATAACTCAGTCAAAAAAAGTAAGCTTAGAATCAAACTCAACGGTTATTCTGGTCGGAGATTCTATCATGAAAGGATTTGGTTGGGGGTTTGAAAATCTATTAAAAAACAGACAAGTCAAAGTAAAAAATTTAGGCAAAGCAAGCACCGGACTACTTAACAAGAAATTTTATGATTGGCAAAGTGAGCTAGATAAAATTCTAGAAGAAAATAGCGATAAAAACGCTATTTTGATGGCGGCTTTTGGCGCAAATGATACATATAGCTCTACTTTTGGTAGCAAAGTAGCAAAATTTGGCACAGATGATTGGAAAAACGGATATAAAAATAGAGTAGAAGAGATATATCAAGTAGCCAAAAAACACGATATAGATATGGTTTGGATTGGACTACCTTGTATGGAAAATAAAAAATATAGCGATAAAATGCGAGATTTAAATAAAATTTTTAAAAGCATGGCAGACGAAAAAGGCGTGCAGTTCATATCTTTAACAGATGCGCTTTGCAAAAACGGGAAATTTATAAAAGCAGACGATAATAAAAAGGCACTCAGAGAGGATGACGGTGTGCACTTAAGCATGCATGGTTCAATCCAAGCGGCAAAATTCGTAATAATTGAGATTTTAAAATAA